A window of the Peptostreptococcaceae bacterium genome harbors these coding sequences:
- the rpmC gene encoding 50S ribosomal protein L29, whose protein sequence is MKTKKLRDMTSQELDNQFNDLKSELFNLRFQLATGQLDNPVKIKYVKKDIARVKTIQKEKELNA, encoded by the coding sequence ATGAAAACTAAAAAATTGCGTGATATGACATCGCAGGAATTGGACAATCAATTCAATGACTTGAAGAGCGAATTGTTTAATTTGAGATTTCAATTAGCCACTGGACAGTTGGACAATCCTGTAAAAATCAAGTATGTAAAGAAAGATATTGCAAGAGTTAAAACTATACAAAAAGAAAAAGAATTGAACGCATAG